In one Drosophila pseudoobscura strain MV-25-SWS-2005 chromosome X, UCI_Dpse_MV25, whole genome shotgun sequence genomic region, the following are encoded:
- the LOC117185158 gene encoding uncharacterized protein — MPGREHQFAKYPASTIAASSIAASMSGLKWHLRTGHNLPFLLGLLSDLTSIEQVQLQECMLHMETIFEEHSRNLQPFFVDIEPPNSAKMYCQRRYQTHPNQQYHQQRPQRTRQMPIPSLTFTTADANADQNCFKATLPYRTQTFKILGQAKNELQDIQF; from the exons ATGCCAGGCCGGG AACATCAATTTGCAAAGTACCCAGCTAGCACAATAGCAGCATCGAGTATAGCCGCTTCAATGAGTGGGCTAAAATGGCATCTACGCACAGGCCATAATCTTCCCTTTTTATTAGGTCTACTTTCGGACTTAACCAGCATCGAACAA gTTCAACTGCAAGAGTGTATGTTGCATATGGAGACCATTTTTGAAGAGCACAGTCGCAACCTACAGCCGTTTTTTGTTGACATTGAACCTCCTAACTCTGCAAAAATGTACTGTCAGAGACGTTATCAGACTCATCCAAACCAGCAATATCATCAGCAGCGCCCGCAACGCACGAGGCAAATGCCAATACCCTCCTTAACATTTACTACTGCTGACGCCAACGCTGATCAAAATTGCTTTAAGGCTACCCTACCCTATCGGACGCAAACATTTAAGATTCTAGGGCAGGCTAAAAATGAGTTACAAGACATACAATTTTga